A stretch of the Streptomyces sp. NBC_01428 genome encodes the following:
- a CDS encoding NUDIX domain-containing protein, translated as MTDAAPGTPERHMHLLPRSYDQVEAGRKTIEVRVATPEKADVSAGDTIVFHDRGSGRELDIKVNRVTSYTSFEALLNVEDHTRIDPDATRAELLAGLRAIYPPAQEALGVIVIAYDHRTARAGRPTPMTPSQYAETLPHHTMYGGLYVRDDHDRPVQLRSVHGSRPWQFPGGDLDVGEDPLQTAHRETFEETGLELDADTPRLLMVYFLRTSTQTSLDKAGLIFDGGRLGADQLRRIRLDPAEHDMWAVHDLPDWQVLMAPRDFARLDAVERARRGEGPAYLVTHA; from the coding sequence ATGACCGACGCCGCACCGGGCACCCCCGAACGCCACATGCACTTGCTTCCGCGCTCCTACGACCAGGTCGAAGCCGGACGCAAGACGATCGAAGTCCGCGTCGCCACCCCGGAGAAGGCCGATGTCTCAGCCGGAGACACGATCGTCTTCCACGACCGAGGCAGCGGCCGGGAACTCGACATCAAGGTGAACCGGGTGACCTCGTACACCTCGTTCGAGGCCCTGCTCAACGTGGAGGACCACACCCGCATCGACCCGGACGCGACGAGAGCCGAACTCCTGGCCGGCCTCCGGGCGATCTACCCGCCGGCCCAAGAAGCGCTCGGTGTCATCGTCATCGCTTACGACCACCGGACCGCACGGGCCGGCCGCCCCACGCCGATGACGCCCTCCCAGTACGCGGAGACGCTTCCCCATCACACCATGTACGGCGGCCTGTACGTACGGGACGACCACGACCGGCCGGTGCAGTTGCGGTCGGTCCACGGATCCCGGCCCTGGCAATTCCCCGGCGGCGACCTCGACGTCGGAGAAGACCCGCTCCAGACCGCCCATCGTGAAACGTTCGAGGAGACCGGCCTCGAACTCGACGCGGACACGCCGCGACTGCTCATGGTGTACTTCCTGCGCACCAGCACCCAGACGTCCCTCGACAAAGCAGGGCTCATCTTCGACGGCGGCCGGCTCGGCGCCGATCAGCTCCGCCGGATCCGCCTCGATCCCGCCGAACACGACATGTGGGCCGTCCACGACCTACCCGACTGGCAGGTGCTGATGGCCCCTCGCGACTTCGCCCGCCTCGACGCCGTCGAGAGAGCCCGCCGCGGCGAGGGCCCCGCCTACCTCGTCACGCATGCCTGA
- a CDS encoding VOC family protein, giving the protein MKIHLTSVFVDDQAKAEHFYTEILGFVKKHDVPLGEQARWLTVVSPEQLDGTELLLEPAGHPAVKPYRDALVQDGIPLAQFAVEDVQGEYERLLGLGVRFTQEPLEMGPVTTAVFDDTCGNLIQIASQPQ; this is encoded by the coding sequence ATGAAGATCCACCTGACCAGCGTCTTCGTCGACGACCAGGCCAAGGCCGAGCACTTCTACACCGAGATCCTCGGCTTCGTGAAGAAGCACGACGTCCCGCTCGGTGAGCAGGCCCGGTGGCTGACCGTCGTCTCGCCCGAGCAGCTCGACGGCACCGAACTCCTTCTGGAACCCGCCGGGCACCCGGCCGTCAAGCCCTACCGCGACGCCCTCGTCCAGGACGGCATCCCCCTCGCCCAGTTCGCCGTCGAGGACGTACAGGGGGAGTACGAGCGCCTGCTCGGTCTCGGCGTCCGCTTCACTCAGGAGCCCCTGGAGATGGGCCCCGTCACCACCGCCGTTTTCGATGACACCTGCGGCAACCTGATCCAGATCGCCTCGCAGCCGCAGTAG
- a CDS encoding NADP-dependent oxidoreductase, translating into MKAIVVRDRTAETAGMTLEERPEPSAAINDVIVRIHASGFVPTEMEWPSTWTDRAGRDKTPSIPGHELAGVVTALGYGTTGLSVGQRVFGLADWHRDGTLAEYVAIEARNLAPLPGDVDYTVGASLPTSGLTAWQGLFQHGRLQPGQTVLAHGAAGAVGTMVTQLAREAGAYVIGTGRTADREKALDFGSHEFVDLAHDALEDVGAVDLVFDVLGGDVQKRSAALIRAGGTLVSVIGPVEARPADGLAVDFVVEADRAELGEIVQRVRDGRLRTNIGDVSTLDDAVATLNPTERRKGKTIIRVRP; encoded by the coding sequence ATGAAGGCGATCGTGGTGAGGGACCGCACCGCGGAAACGGCCGGGATGACGCTGGAGGAGCGGCCAGAGCCGTCTGCGGCGATCAACGACGTCATCGTGCGGATTCACGCATCGGGCTTCGTGCCCACCGAGATGGAGTGGCCATCGACCTGGACCGATCGCGCCGGCCGTGACAAGACCCCGTCGATCCCGGGCCACGAGCTGGCCGGAGTGGTCACCGCCCTCGGCTACGGCACGACGGGACTGTCGGTCGGGCAGCGGGTGTTCGGCCTCGCCGACTGGCACCGTGACGGCACCCTGGCGGAGTACGTGGCGATCGAGGCACGCAACCTCGCACCCCTGCCCGGCGACGTCGACTACACGGTGGGCGCCTCCCTGCCCACCTCAGGTCTGACCGCGTGGCAGGGACTGTTCCAGCACGGCCGCCTTCAGCCCGGCCAGACCGTCCTCGCCCACGGCGCGGCCGGCGCGGTCGGGACGATGGTGACCCAGCTCGCACGGGAGGCCGGCGCCTACGTCATCGGCACCGGACGCACCGCCGACCGTGAGAAGGCACTCGACTTCGGCTCGCATGAGTTCGTCGACCTCGCGCATGACGCGCTGGAGGACGTCGGCGCCGTCGATCTCGTCTTCGATGTCCTCGGTGGCGACGTTCAGAAGCGGTCCGCTGCCCTGATCAGGGCTGGAGGAACGCTCGTGTCCGTCATCGGTCCGGTCGAGGCACGACCCGCTGATGGCCTGGCGGTGGACTTCGTGGTCGAGGCCGATCGCGCCGAACTGGGTGAGATCGTGCAGCGGGTGCGCGACGGAAGGCTGCGGACGAACATCGGTGACGTCTCGACCCTCGACGACGCCGTCGCCACCCTCAACCCGACCGAGCGACGCAAAGGAAAGACGATCATCCGCGTTCGTCCTTGA
- a CDS encoding dihydrofolate reductase family protein, with protein sequence MGRVIMHSVVSVDGFIADEKGEVGPLHEWYFSGDVPIVVGRGEQEDHSGSDSGFKVSHASADHVRSMWESIGTIVMGRNLFDLVNGWEGRPPAGDHVVVVSHRPKPEGWHPEASYHFVDGVRAAIDTAQELAGERVVAVNAGDVGAQILAAGLVDEVAMDVVPVVFGSGRRFFGGIDGQHLLEDPHVVIQGDRVLHLQFKVRR encoded by the coding sequence ATGGGCAGGGTGATCATGCACAGCGTGGTGTCGGTGGACGGCTTCATCGCCGACGAGAAGGGCGAGGTCGGGCCCCTTCACGAGTGGTACTTCAGCGGTGACGTCCCGATCGTCGTGGGCCGGGGCGAGCAGGAGGACCATTCCGGATCCGACAGCGGTTTCAAGGTCTCGCACGCCTCCGCGGATCATGTCCGGTCGATGTGGGAGTCGATCGGCACCATCGTGATGGGCCGCAACCTGTTCGACCTGGTGAACGGGTGGGAGGGCAGGCCACCCGCGGGTGATCACGTGGTCGTGGTGTCCCATCGGCCCAAGCCCGAGGGGTGGCACCCGGAGGCGTCCTACCATTTCGTCGACGGCGTGCGGGCCGCGATCGACACGGCCCAGGAGCTCGCCGGGGAGCGGGTCGTCGCCGTGAACGCCGGCGACGTGGGCGCTCAGATCCTCGCGGCCGGTCTCGTGGACGAGGTGGCGATGGACGTGGTCCCCGTGGTGTTCGGATCGGGCAGACGCTTCTTCGGCGGCATCGACGGACAGCACCTGCTGGAGGATCCGCACGTGGTCATCCAGGGTGACAGGGTGCTCCACCTGCAGTTCAAGGTGCGCCGCTAG
- a CDS encoding LysR family transcriptional regulator, which translates to MAEFTLAGLRIVHQVAAAGSFTRAAETLGYTQSAVSRQVAAMEAAAGAPIFDRGRRGAALTPAGQVLVRRAAEILADMAETELELAGLRDRLAGRLTVGAYPTAAMALVPRATAQVTSGHPGLAVVLEEASTPALLRRLRTGRLDVAVIGVGHGLPEYDVSELRQAAVLQGDILVVVPETHRLAGHDGTTVADLAQELWIVGDGAAGEPQFGAWPTLSDPRIAYTARSWSTRLALVAAGLGLTVIPDLALPALPKGVRAVPVTDGHWPGRATVVVTRPHPSAQAQAMVSALQDQATRLHEA; encoded by the coding sequence ATGGCCGAGTTCACCCTCGCGGGTCTCCGCATCGTTCACCAGGTCGCCGCCGCGGGATCGTTCACGCGGGCTGCCGAAACGCTCGGCTACACCCAGTCGGCCGTCTCCCGTCAGGTCGCCGCCATGGAGGCGGCGGCGGGCGCGCCGATCTTCGACCGCGGCCGGCGTGGGGCCGCGCTCACCCCGGCGGGCCAGGTGCTCGTCCGCCGCGCGGCGGAGATCCTGGCCGACATGGCGGAGACCGAGCTGGAACTCGCCGGTCTGCGCGACCGGCTCGCGGGCCGTCTCACGGTCGGCGCCTACCCCACCGCCGCCATGGCCCTGGTCCCGCGAGCGACGGCGCAGGTGACCTCCGGCCATCCGGGTCTCGCCGTCGTCCTGGAGGAGGCATCGACACCCGCCCTGCTCCGCCGCCTGCGGACCGGGCGGCTGGATGTGGCGGTCATCGGGGTCGGCCACGGCCTGCCGGAGTACGACGTGAGCGAACTCCGGCAGGCAGCGGTGCTCCAGGGCGACATTCTGGTCGTCGTCCCGGAGACGCACCGCCTCGCCGGCCATGACGGCACCACGGTGGCGGATCTGGCCCAGGAACTCTGGATCGTGGGCGACGGGGCAGCGGGCGAGCCCCAGTTCGGCGCCTGGCCGACGTTGTCGGACCCCCGTATCGCCTACACCGCGCGCAGCTGGTCGACCCGCCTCGCTCTGGTCGCGGCCGGCCTGGGCCTGACCGTCATCCCCGACCTGGCGCTGCCCGCCCTGCCGAAGGGCGTACGCGCCGTGCCTGTCACCGACGGCCACTGGCCCGGCCGCGCCACCGTCGTCGTGACCCGACCACACCCTTCCGCCCAGGCACAGGCGATGGTGTCAGCCCTCCAGGATCAGGCGACTCGCCTCCACGAGGCCTGA
- a CDS encoding HD domain-containing protein, which translates to MQTPGLAEIRSLHEKYAPNTEALDVVFTHCQIVWSIAKRLIPSAGREVDENLVRAGSLLHDIGVYRLLDASGRVDERGYVRHGLLGHEILAEEGFSEELCRFCSCHTGVGLTRQDIERQGLPLPAADYVAVTVEEQLVMYADKFHTKSTPPRFLTAASYARYVARFGPDKTAAFDNLRAMFGEPELTDLAAEHQHALV; encoded by the coding sequence ATGCAGACTCCAGGCCTCGCCGAGATCCGATCACTGCACGAGAAGTACGCGCCGAACACCGAAGCGCTCGACGTGGTCTTCACGCACTGCCAGATCGTCTGGTCCATCGCGAAGAGACTCATCCCTTCCGCAGGCCGAGAAGTCGACGAGAACCTTGTACGGGCCGGTTCCCTGCTCCACGACATCGGCGTCTACCGCCTCCTCGACGCATCAGGGCGGGTCGACGAACGCGGCTACGTGCGTCACGGACTCCTTGGCCACGAAATCCTCGCCGAGGAAGGATTCTCCGAGGAACTCTGTCGTTTCTGCTCCTGCCACACGGGAGTCGGACTGACGAGACAGGACATCGAACGGCAGGGCCTGCCCTTGCCGGCCGCCGACTATGTGGCGGTCACCGTCGAGGAGCAACTCGTCATGTACGCCGACAAGTTCCACACCAAGTCCACTCCGCCGAGATTCCTCACGGCAGCCTCGTACGCTCGGTACGTCGCACGTTTCGGCCCCGACAAGACGGCCGCCTTCGACAACCTGCGCGCGATGTTCGGCGAACCGGAGCTGACCGACCTGGCGGCCGAGCACCAACACGCACTGGTTTAG
- a CDS encoding alpha/beta fold hydrolase: MATFLLVHGAMHGGWCWRKVRDALTAHGHRVFTPSLTGQGERSSQLSPSVGVSTHIDDVTDLLWYEDLQDVHLVLHSYSGILAGPVAERARGRLSSVVWLGGFVVSPGECLLDVEPPEVARRYREQVAAAGEGWYLPADPAFLSQWGVRDEMVRAWAGPRLTAFPFRCQTEAVRFDPAPLEALPRFYVRHTEPPLPSLDASFATAVAQGCAVRTLAAGHDMMLEAPHATARILREMTALADSSP, encoded by the coding sequence ATGGCCACCTTTCTCCTGGTCCACGGTGCCATGCACGGTGGATGGTGCTGGCGAAAGGTACGCGACGCCCTGACGGCACACGGACATCGGGTGTTCACGCCCAGTCTCACGGGACAGGGCGAGCGCAGCAGCCAGTTGTCGCCGTCGGTCGGAGTCTCCACCCACATCGACGACGTGACGGATCTGCTCTGGTACGAGGATCTCCAGGACGTCCACCTCGTCCTGCACAGCTACTCCGGCATCCTGGCGGGCCCGGTCGCGGAACGCGCGCGAGGGCGCCTGAGCAGCGTGGTGTGGCTCGGCGGGTTCGTCGTGAGCCCGGGTGAATGTCTCCTGGACGTCGAACCGCCGGAGGTCGCCCGGCGCTATCGCGAGCAGGTGGCCGCGGCCGGCGAAGGCTGGTACCTGCCGGCCGACCCCGCCTTCCTGTCGCAGTGGGGTGTACGCGACGAAATGGTCCGCGCCTGGGCAGGTCCCCGCCTCACGGCCTTCCCGTTCCGCTGCCAAACCGAGGCCGTACGATTCGACCCCGCGCCTCTCGAAGCACTCCCCCGGTTCTACGTACGGCACACAGAGCCGCCGTTGCCCAGTCTGGACGCGTCCTTCGCCACCGCGGTCGCCCAGGGTTGCGCCGTACGGACACTCGCCGCCGGTCACGACATGATGCTGGAAGCACCCCATGCGACGGCCCGCATCCTCCGGGAGATGACGGCACTCGCGGACTCATCGCCCTAG
- a CDS encoding RNA polymerase sigma factor produces the protein MELNDAGPAVPVRDISDRELWTRAVDGDREAFGRIFDRHGKAVYNYAFRRTADWSEAEDVTSTVFLHAWRRRSETVLDRDSALPWLLGIADGLLSNTRRRLRRAEALLHRLVSHDESVGDHADRVAGRVDDELRMSEIHRALARLPRHEREVVELCVWSGLDQQAAAAVLKVAVGTVKSRLHRARRRLGTDLVGDATVAASFSSRNPVNPKEVAR, from the coding sequence ATGGAACTGAACGACGCTGGTCCCGCCGTACCGGTCAGAGACATATCTGATCGCGAGCTGTGGACGAGGGCTGTCGACGGCGACCGGGAGGCGTTCGGTCGGATCTTTGACCGGCACGGGAAGGCCGTCTACAACTACGCCTTCCGGCGGACCGCGGACTGGTCCGAGGCCGAGGACGTCACATCGACCGTGTTCCTGCATGCCTGGCGTCGACGATCCGAGACCGTGCTGGACCGCGACTCCGCTCTGCCGTGGCTGCTCGGCATCGCGGACGGCCTGCTGTCGAACACCAGGCGGCGACTGCGGCGGGCCGAGGCGTTGCTGCACCGGCTCGTTTCGCACGACGAGTCGGTGGGCGACCACGCCGACCGTGTGGCCGGCAGGGTGGACGACGAGCTTCGCATGTCGGAGATCCACCGCGCGCTGGCTCGGCTGCCGCGCCACGAACGTGAAGTCGTCGAGCTCTGCGTGTGGTCGGGTCTGGACCAGCAGGCGGCCGCAGCGGTGCTGAAGGTGGCGGTGGGAACCGTCAAATCCAGACTGCACCGCGCGCGTCGGAGGCTCGGGACCGATCTCGTCGGCGATGCCACGGTCGCGGCGTCATTCAGTTCGAGGAATCCCGTCAACCCGAAGGAAGTCGCACGATGA
- a CDS encoding 2-isopropylmalate synthase: MASVDVVRESALAGRVVLFEESARDGAQAKTLMGADFRVRLAREQGAIFGADGPRHVVFAAGFPSVCAQEYEATRHVALEAQGSVSPAAICRGTVSDVRLALSSVRGAAHARVMVIVAASEATAQALVHSNAREALAGGLDVVKAAVDLADGVAVDVCLVDAPRADHALVGEYAGSMTAQGAGTIVLADTVGDLLPGQTRALFQRVATAAGPEAVLVSHLHNDLGLGLANTLAALESGARVAACSWLGMAERSGMVATEQLLFLLAHDPAKAAQVLGPDCVPWWTTPDLTRLPGIARMVSAETGVPLTVTTPIVGTGVASISTGTPFTHPRTFQPYDPEQHLGLAPSVVLTHLASQRVLRAVAERLGRQLTPAQTRTALAWVKDRAYRQGRAVVADADFATYLEGLTADATAPTPTPAA, encoded by the coding sequence GTGGCGTCAGTGGATGTGGTGCGGGAGTCGGCGCTGGCCGGTCGGGTGGTGCTCTTCGAGGAGTCGGCGCGAGACGGAGCACAGGCCAAAACGTTGATGGGCGCCGACTTCCGGGTGCGGCTGGCCCGGGAACAGGGGGCGATCTTCGGAGCGGACGGGCCGCGGCATGTGGTGTTCGCGGCGGGTTTCCCCTCGGTGTGTGCGCAGGAGTACGAGGCGACGCGTCATGTCGCGCTGGAGGCACAGGGTTCGGTGAGCCCGGCGGCGATCTGCCGGGGCACGGTGTCGGACGTGCGGCTGGCCCTGAGCTCGGTCCGGGGTGCGGCGCACGCGCGCGTGATGGTGATCGTGGCGGCGTCGGAGGCGACCGCGCAGGCCCTGGTGCACAGCAATGCCCGTGAGGCCCTGGCCGGTGGCCTGGACGTGGTCAAGGCGGCCGTGGACCTGGCGGACGGAGTCGCCGTGGATGTGTGCCTGGTGGACGCGCCGCGCGCGGACCACGCTCTGGTCGGCGAGTACGCGGGGTCGATGACGGCCCAGGGCGCGGGCACGATCGTGCTGGCCGACACGGTCGGTGATCTGCTGCCCGGGCAGACCCGGGCCCTGTTCCAGCGGGTGGCGACCGCGGCGGGACCGGAGGCGGTACTGGTTTCCCACCTGCACAACGACCTGGGCCTGGGCCTGGCCAACACCCTGGCCGCGCTGGAGAGCGGGGCCAGGGTGGCCGCCTGCTCCTGGCTGGGGATGGCCGAGCGCAGCGGAATGGTGGCCACCGAGCAACTACTCTTCCTGCTCGCCCACGATCCGGCGAAGGCCGCGCAGGTCCTCGGCCCCGATTGCGTGCCGTGGTGGACGACGCCGGACCTGACCCGGCTGCCCGGCATCGCCCGGATGGTGTCCGCCGAGACCGGCGTCCCGCTCACCGTCACCACGCCCATCGTGGGCACCGGCGTCGCCAGCATCTCGACCGGTACCCCTTTCACGCACCCCAGGACGTTCCAGCCCTACGATCCCGAGCAGCACCTGGGCCTTGCCCCGAGCGTGGTGCTGACCCACCTCGCCAGCCAACGCGTCCTGCGCGCGGTCGCCGAGCGTCTCGGGCGTCAACTCACCCCGGCCCAGACGCGTACCGCTCTGGCCTGGGTCAAGGACCGCGCCTACCGGCAGGGCCGGGCCGTCGTCGCCGACGCGGACTTCGCCACCTACCTCGAAGGCCTCACCGCCGACGCCACCGCGCCCACTCCCACGCCCGCTGCCTGA
- a CDS encoding plasmid mobilization protein has translation MKQINVRVDDETAATIERRAEAAGLTVPEYAKQVLADEGNDVRHRFLAAGAHFTDLFADAFAEEFGAPDTDRGSAAAA, from the coding sequence GTGAAGCAAATCAACGTGCGTGTGGACGACGAGACCGCAGCCACCATCGAGAGGCGGGCCGAGGCCGCAGGGCTGACCGTGCCCGAGTACGCCAAGCAGGTGCTCGCTGACGAGGGCAACGACGTACGGCACCGCTTCCTCGCCGCGGGCGCGCACTTCACCGACCTCTTCGCCGATGCCTTCGCCGAGGAATTCGGGGCCCCGGACACCGACCGCGGGTCGGCGGCCGCCGCGTGA
- a CDS encoding fic family toxin-antitoxin system, toxin component gives MIVRIDRAWLLDLAHRHLPGDPDVTDFGTLAAAAARHTDAVMDTPVYTEVHHRAASLMHQLIRCPALAHSNELFGAVVAASYLSVSGVIVDVQPKQAAALAARISRDALDVRGIAAEVKGWAAR, from the coding sequence GTGATCGTGCGCATCGACCGCGCCTGGCTTCTCGACCTCGCACACCGCCACCTTCCCGGAGACCCCGACGTCACGGACTTCGGAACGCTCGCGGCAGCGGCGGCCCGGCACACCGACGCGGTCATGGACACCCCCGTCTACACCGAGGTCCACCACCGAGCCGCCTCCCTCATGCATCAGCTCATCCGCTGCCCGGCGCTGGCGCACTCCAACGAACTCTTCGGCGCCGTCGTAGCCGCCTCGTACCTGTCGGTGAGCGGCGTCATCGTGGACGTACAGCCCAAGCAGGCCGCCGCGCTCGCGGCCCGCATCAGCCGCGACGCCCTGGACGTCAGGGGCATCGCCGCCGAGGTCAAGGGATGGGCCGCCCGCTGA
- a CDS encoding bifunctional class I SAM-dependent methyltransferase/NUDIX hydrolase, which translates to MPDPRHAAHRGVDLPAEDINSEAWNVYGRRQLARAYTPSVPDQISWTPWENVGPGVGILGDIAGRRVLDIGSGAGHHAVHLAQGHGAHVTGIELSPTQHQRAVSAHGHIENVEFAQGDVAEYLADAEPFDAAYAIGTLAFIDPHRALPALYEGLRPGAPLVLSLLHTDLHGHGPSTKPAPREQMILLRDDPPLATQMWVLAPQLWEALLTQYGFRVEAIDLLHHPDKNVPVIQQLIHARRLTHRPARISSRPRTTEPPTPHAAVGVGTILLGEQGLLLGRHRRGTLELPGGTVEAGESFEATAVRELAEETGLIAELGDVQLLGTLVDYVEGVPRITVGAIVHAWRGEPATQPDESVGDWAWHPLDRLPNGLFVCSAQILTAWRPDLPIDHTPAHFTPFTPASPHQQRRTVLREREHGPSS; encoded by the coding sequence ATGCCTGATCCGCGTCACGCCGCCCACCGAGGAGTCGACTTGCCCGCCGAGGACATCAACAGCGAAGCCTGGAACGTCTACGGGCGACGCCAACTCGCCCGCGCCTACACCCCGTCGGTCCCTGACCAGATCTCCTGGACACCCTGGGAGAACGTCGGACCGGGCGTCGGAATCCTCGGAGACATCGCCGGCCGACGCGTCCTGGACATCGGCTCCGGAGCCGGCCACCACGCCGTCCACCTCGCGCAGGGCCACGGCGCCCACGTCACCGGCATCGAACTGTCCCCCACCCAGCACCAACGCGCCGTCTCCGCCCATGGACACATCGAGAACGTGGAGTTCGCCCAAGGAGACGTCGCCGAGTACCTGGCCGATGCCGAACCGTTCGACGCCGCCTACGCCATCGGGACGCTCGCTTTCATCGACCCCCACCGCGCCCTTCCGGCACTGTACGAAGGTCTGCGTCCCGGAGCGCCGCTGGTCCTCTCCCTCCTCCACACGGACCTCCACGGTCATGGGCCCTCCACGAAGCCGGCTCCACGCGAACAGATGATCCTGCTGCGCGACGACCCGCCTTTGGCCACCCAGATGTGGGTACTGGCACCCCAGTTGTGGGAGGCCCTGCTCACGCAGTACGGCTTCCGCGTCGAGGCGATCGACCTGCTGCACCACCCTGACAAGAACGTCCCGGTCATCCAACAGCTCATCCACGCCCGCCGGCTGACGCACCGGCCGGCACGGATCAGCAGCCGCCCCCGCACCACCGAACCACCGACCCCTCACGCAGCCGTCGGCGTCGGAACCATCCTTCTCGGCGAGCAGGGACTCCTCCTCGGCCGCCATCGCCGCGGCACCCTCGAACTGCCGGGCGGAACCGTCGAAGCCGGGGAGTCGTTCGAAGCCACCGCCGTTCGCGAACTCGCCGAGGAAACCGGACTGATCGCCGAGCTCGGCGACGTTCAGCTCCTGGGCACACTCGTCGACTACGTGGAGGGAGTCCCGCGGATCACCGTCGGAGCGATCGTTCACGCCTGGCGGGGAGAACCCGCCACGCAGCCCGACGAGAGCGTAGGCGACTGGGCATGGCACCCCCTCGACCGCCTCCCCAACGGCCTCTTCGTATGCAGCGCCCAGATCCTCACAGCCTGGCGCCCTGACCTGCCCATCGACCACACACCCGCGCACTTCACGCCCTTCACCCCGGCATCCCCCCACCAACAACGACGGACGGTCCTCCGTGAACGGGAGCACGGGCCCAGCTCGTAG
- a CDS encoding polyketide cyclase: MTTDRFEVTRQIAASPSTIFEVLRSPQGHVDIDSSGMLQSAEGDRVSAVADEFVVHMDREALGDLPMGRYDVTVIVTGYERDALLEWTISGTVQPPIRHLYGYRLEPSQWGTLVTSYYDWSQIDDKYREAGIFPVIPEAGLRATLGILARTVESVDRP; this comes from the coding sequence ATGACGACAGACCGATTTGAAGTCACTCGCCAGATCGCCGCATCCCCGTCGACGATCTTCGAAGTGCTGCGATCCCCGCAGGGCCACGTGGACATCGACAGTTCGGGGATGCTGCAGTCCGCAGAGGGCGATCGCGTGAGCGCGGTGGCGGACGAGTTCGTCGTCCACATGGACCGGGAGGCTCTGGGAGACCTCCCCATGGGCCGGTACGACGTCACGGTGATCGTCACCGGCTACGAACGGGACGCGCTCCTGGAATGGACGATCTCGGGCACCGTCCAGCCGCCCATCCGCCACCTCTACGGCTACCGCCTCGAACCCAGCCAGTGGGGCACCCTCGTCACGTCGTACTACGACTGGAGCCAGATCGACGACAAGTACCGCGAGGCCGGCATCTTCCCCGTCATCCCGGAGGCCGGTCTGCGCGCCACGCTCGGCATTCTCGCTCGCACCGTCGAATCGGTCGACCGCCCCTGA
- a CDS encoding ester cyclase: MTQRYTRDELVARLVRAGELEVSGEAPAEAATYFDTEKFRFHGPDGFESDFAGLDAYFASVREAFDDRSIRRGIVVAEGDHLACQTWIEGTFVREFTQSPIGPLPPNGKRVVFDLMNIFRFDDRGRLVEEWVRTDHHSLLRQLGAAREGLQGRG; encoded by the coding sequence ATGACACAGCGATACACACGAGACGAACTGGTGGCGCGCCTGGTCCGGGCCGGTGAGCTGGAGGTGTCGGGCGAGGCTCCGGCCGAGGCCGCGACGTACTTCGACACGGAGAAGTTCCGCTTCCACGGACCCGACGGCTTCGAATCCGACTTCGCCGGGCTCGACGCCTACTTCGCGTCAGTACGCGAGGCCTTCGACGACCGGTCGATCCGACGCGGCATCGTGGTGGCCGAGGGCGACCACCTGGCCTGCCAGACATGGATCGAAGGCACCTTCGTCCGCGAGTTCACCCAGTCACCCATCGGCCCGCTGCCCCCCAACGGCAAACGCGTCGTCTTCGACCTGATGAACATCTTCCGCTTCGACGACCGCGGACGCCTCGTCGAGGAGTGGGTACGCACCGACCATCACAGCCTCCTGCGCCAACTGGGCGCGGCGAGGGAGGGTCTCCAGGGGCGGGGTTAG
- a CDS encoding ArsR/SmtB family transcription factor: protein MADDIFKALADATRRTILDELALKSGQTLFEICSRLSMKHQLSLSRQAVSQHLAVLEAAGLVETRREGRYKFHDLNTSPLRRITERWPVPDTSPPEEVTP from the coding sequence GTGGCCGACGACATTTTCAAAGCCTTGGCCGACGCCACCCGCCGCACCATCCTCGACGAGCTCGCGCTGAAGTCCGGACAGACCCTGTTCGAGATCTGCTCGCGACTGTCCATGAAGCACCAGCTCAGCCTTTCGCGGCAGGCGGTCTCCCAGCATCTCGCCGTGCTGGAGGCCGCCGGTCTCGTCGAGACCCGACGGGAAGGCCGTTACAAGTTCCACGACCTGAACACCTCGCCGCTGCGGCGGATCACCGAACGATGGCCCGTGCCCGACACCTCCCCACCGGAAGAAGTCACCCCATGA